In Candidatus Eremiobacterota bacterium, a single window of DNA contains:
- the fliR gene encoding flagellar biosynthetic protein FliR, with protein sequence MDSSTREILTLFALWLFALVRFVGFFVQAPIWGSHHFDKKVLVAAAAAMTIIVFPELPVPEYFDFNVFPFMLMLVTQLVVGIVIGFASFMIMAAAQFGGELLDTQMGLSVAASFDPASGSSVNMMRRMKFYLAMIIYLCLDGHHFLIRAMFKSFELVPVTGCNFSRDLITQLVKMTGQIFYLGIQIAAPSLAALFITQIGLGLLARVAPQMNVFMLSFPLNIAVGLTLICASLYILIKTYQIFFMMDNEWVMNTVKVMVPK encoded by the coding sequence ATGGATTCATCTACACGGGAAATATTAACGCTCTTCGCCCTCTGGCTCTTCGCCCTGGTGAGGTTCGTCGGCTTCTTCGTGCAGGCGCCCATCTGGGGCAGCCATCACTTTGACAAGAAGGTGCTTGTCGCCGCCGCCGCCGCCATGACCATCATCGTGTTCCCGGAGCTCCCGGTGCCCGAGTACTTTGATTTCAACGTCTTCCCCTTCATGCTCATGCTGGTCACGCAGCTTGTCGTGGGGATTGTCATAGGCTTCGCCTCCTTCATGATAATGGCTGCCGCCCAGTTCGGCGGCGAGCTGCTGGATACGCAGATGGGTCTCTCGGTGGCAGCGAGCTTTGACCCTGCAAGCGGAAGCTCGGTGAACATGATGCGCCGCATGAAGTTCTACCTTGCCATGATCATCTATCTCTGCCTTGACGGCCACCACTTTCTGATAAGGGCCATGTTCAAGAGCTTTGAGCTCGTGCCCGTCACGGGGTGCAACTTCAGCAGGGATCTGATAACGCAGCTCGTGAAGATGACGGGGCAGATTTTCTACCTTGGGATACAGATAGCGGCGCCGTCGCTCGCGGCCCTTTTCATCACCCAGATAGGCCTGGGCCTCCTGGCCCGCGTGGCGCCCCAGATGAACGTCTTCATGCTCTCCTTCCCGCTCAACATCGCCGTAGGGCTTACGCTCATATGCGCGTCGCTCTATATCCTTATCAAGACGTACCAGATTTTCTTCATGATGGACAACGAGTGGGTCATGAATACCGTGAAGGTCATGGTGCCAAAATGA
- the flhB gene encoding flagellar biosynthesis protein FlhB: protein MGEDSDKTEEPTEHKLQEAKKKGQVFKSQDITSTLLLLVTAAILGSMGAKLFWSLGDYMRWVWSIIPTIPQNPINERNNFADGLQLLIVFFKNLTPLFAAAFVVAIFGNLAQVKFIFSTEPLQPKLSKISPIEGFKKIFSVKSLIEMFKQIAKLVVIGYIVYKIVKSEIMNLSMAIQWDIYQTTTFLKSVVKRIIMNVLVGMTALSIIDYIIQRQQFMKQMKMSIQELKDEYKDTEGNPQVKGKMKQLMRQASMGRMMGDAAGASAVITNPTHLAVAVRYRQGEDKAPVVVAKGERLIAVQIKVIAEENEIPIVENVELARALFGACEVGSGIPPELYKATAEVLAYVFKLKKKREMKKKMARRASRRAG, encoded by the coding sequence ATGGGCGAAGACAGTGATAAAACTGAAGAGCCGACTGAGCACAAGCTTCAGGAGGCAAAGAAAAAGGGCCAGGTTTTTAAGAGCCAGGACATCACTTCCACCCTGCTTCTGCTGGTGACGGCAGCGATCCTTGGCTCCATGGGCGCCAAGCTTTTCTGGTCCCTCGGCGATTATATGAGATGGGTCTGGAGCATTATCCCCACGATCCCTCAGAATCCCATCAACGAGAGGAACAATTTCGCCGACGGCCTGCAGCTCCTTATCGTCTTCTTCAAGAACCTGACCCCTCTCTTCGCCGCCGCCTTTGTAGTGGCCATCTTCGGGAACCTCGCGCAGGTCAAGTTCATTTTCTCCACCGAGCCCCTCCAGCCCAAGCTCTCAAAGATAAGCCCCATCGAGGGCTTCAAGAAGATATTCTCCGTAAAGAGTCTCATCGAGATGTTCAAACAGATAGCGAAGCTGGTCGTTATCGGCTATATAGTCTACAAGATTGTGAAATCGGAGATCATGAACCTCTCGATGGCCATCCAGTGGGATATCTACCAGACCACCACGTTCCTGAAGTCTGTCGTGAAGCGCATCATCATGAACGTCCTCGTGGGCATGACGGCCCTCTCCATCATCGACTACATTATCCAGCGGCAGCAGTTCATGAAGCAGATGAAGATGTCCATCCAGGAGCTCAAGGACGAGTATAAGGACACTGAAGGAAACCCCCAGGTCAAGGGCAAGATGAAGCAGCTCATGCGCCAGGCCTCCATGGGAAGGATGATGGGTGATGCCGCCGGCGCCTCGGCGGTGATTACCAACCCCACCCACCTTGCAGTGGCGGTAAGGTACCGCCAGGGCGAGGACAAGGCGCCCGTCGTGGTGGCAAAGGGCGAGCGCCTCATTGCCGTGCAGATCAAGGTGATTGCAGAGGAAAACGAGATACCCATCGTAGAGAACGTGGAGCTTGCGAGAGCCCTTTTCGGCGCCTGCGAGGTGGGCTCGGGCATCCCCCCCGAGCTTTACAAGGCGACGGCCGAGGTGCTGGCATACGTGTTCAAGCTCAAGAAGAAGCGCGAGATGAAGAAGAAGATGGCCCGCAGGGCATCGAGGCGTGCAGGCTAG
- a CDS encoding methionine gamma-lyase family protein, which translates to MLAITKKMLMEQWDIPSLLVERAEKSLEATEKRRQELRAITGYTMLKVLTAFRNHQVSDSHFWGSTGYGFHDAGREVLDGIFAEIFGTEKALVRWQFVSGTHALASILFGALRPGDRWISLVGPPYDTLWPLIDGSGRWKGSLAEWGITYDEVPLARDCSFDREAIRKALDHPAKLVYLQRSLGYTWRPSITLSAMEELIAFVKSLAPAVIVMVDNCYGEFVEEREPTHIGADIMGGSLIKNAGGGLAPAGGYIAGKSDLVERASIYLTSPGIGPDEGATVGLNRLLFQGCFMAPSVVGGALEGAVWASHLLESLGFKVLPGPFDGRTDIIQAIGLGTPEALKTFCRGIQESSPVDHFALPEAVSMPGYRDPIIMAGGTFIQGSSIELSCDGPLREPYAAYLQGGLSFHHVTIGVMKALARLAREGLVTL; encoded by the coding sequence ATGCTCGCCATCACGAAAAAGATGCTCATGGAACAGTGGGATATCCCCTCCCTCCTTGTGGAAAGGGCCGAAAAATCCCTTGAGGCGACCGAGAAACGCCGGCAGGAGCTCCGTGCCATCACCGGATACACCATGCTGAAGGTCCTGACGGCCTTCAGGAACCATCAGGTTTCAGACAGCCACTTCTGGGGAAGCACGGGCTATGGATTTCATGACGCCGGAAGGGAGGTCCTTGACGGCATCTTCGCAGAAATCTTCGGCACCGAGAAAGCCCTGGTGCGATGGCAGTTCGTCTCGGGCACCCATGCGCTTGCCTCGATCCTCTTCGGTGCACTTCGCCCCGGCGACCGCTGGATATCCCTCGTAGGGCCTCCCTACGACACGCTCTGGCCCCTCATCGATGGATCGGGCCGCTGGAAGGGCTCTCTTGCCGAGTGGGGCATCACCTACGACGAGGTCCCTCTCGCCAGGGACTGCTCCTTTGACAGGGAGGCAATAAGGAAAGCCCTGGATCATCCGGCAAAACTGGTATACCTGCAGCGCTCCCTCGGCTACACATGGCGCCCCTCGATCACGCTCTCCGCCATGGAGGAGCTGATCGCCTTTGTCAAATCCCTTGCCCCCGCGGTAATCGTGATGGTTGACAACTGCTACGGCGAGTTTGTCGAAGAGAGGGAACCGACCCATATCGGCGCCGACATCATGGGAGGGTCTCTCATCAAGAACGCCGGCGGAGGCCTTGCCCCGGCGGGAGGCTATATCGCAGGGAAAAGTGACCTCGTGGAGAGGGCTTCAATATACCTCACCTCACCCGGCATCGGCCCCGACGAGGGGGCCACCGTGGGGCTGAACCGCCTCCTCTTCCAGGGCTGCTTCATGGCGCCTTCAGTGGTAGGCGGGGCCCTTGAGGGCGCCGTGTGGGCTTCCCATCTTCTGGAGAGCCTGGGTTTCAAGGTGCTCCCCGGCCCCTTCGACGGCAGGACCGACATTATCCAGGCCATCGGCCTGGGAACCCCTGAGGCTCTCAAGACCTTCTGCAGGGGCATCCAGGAAAGCTCACCCGTTGACCACTTTGCCTTACCCGAGGCGGTGAGCATGCCGGGATACCGGGACCCCATCATCATGGCAGGGGGAACCTTCATACAGGGCTCATCGATAGAGCTCTCCTGCGACGGCCCCCTCAGGGAGCCCTATGCCGCCTATCTCCAGGGGGGGCTTTCATTCCACCATGTGACCATAGGTGTGATGAAAGCCCTCGCAAGGCTCGCCCGCGAGGGCCTCGTAACACTCTGA
- a CDS encoding vWA domain-containing protein: MRNLLKAVSLAFAFFLLVFAFTVEAQVPPAGETITKKDANIIRLLSALENPNYDIVFVIDVSDSMKAVLPEWKLMAESVVDLSRIGDTLVLIKFDEDTKPAQIKQIDNDRQKELFKGMEIRKTTTTKGFGTDIRKAYWTTLKTLKEFDEGRVKRREPLRIQRVVFISDGDDMPPSASPFRNPGSKESVELSELMDEAKKTRRIDIIPIGMKFEGYEPRFKSVKEESKTPVNEKISSELKSFTEKLKEVFERDYEIKEDKEKVAFAPFRFYVEWLSDRLTLKKTGKTTKNPYQRAVQFELLSAFQKLAVKNLTVRSFYNGTGEGRAKDSNLPAPVLAPGKSLSFVSEVNFPKNWSFSPREFQGVLDVEVTGIMEAEPPSSKEASASPSPAAPAMAYNYPFISKRETIPMAGKLPPCTELFVLVTALGLGAVGGFGFVVYRKMMPLTVTLKTEEKGRAFRLKNGESITLGGGADFEIEGCQELVAIITRRDRKFILTSKKEGVLSDAPQAGIERELAYGGSFTLTIDGTYHAIQLLEGDQEYGVPQEEAQAAPPPSDEEGGNFSF, from the coding sequence ATGCGGAATTTGTTGAAAGCGGTGAGTCTTGCCTTTGCTTTTTTCTTGCTAGTCTTCGCCTTCACGGTGGAGGCACAGGTTCCCCCTGCAGGCGAGACCATCACGAAAAAGGATGCCAACATCATCCGCCTGCTCTCCGCCCTGGAAAATCCCAACTATGACATAGTCTTTGTCATCGACGTGTCGGACAGCATGAAGGCCGTGCTCCCCGAGTGGAAGCTCATGGCCGAGAGCGTCGTTGACCTTTCCAGGATCGGCGACACCCTTGTGCTCATCAAGTTCGACGAGGACACCAAACCTGCACAGATAAAGCAGATTGACAACGACCGCCAGAAAGAGCTCTTCAAAGGCATGGAGATAAGAAAAACCACCACCACCAAGGGCTTCGGCACCGACATCCGCAAGGCTTACTGGACAACCCTCAAGACGCTGAAGGAATTTGACGAGGGAAGGGTAAAAAGGCGTGAGCCCCTGAGGATCCAGCGTGTGGTCTTCATCTCCGACGGCGATGACATGCCGCCCAGCGCGAGCCCCTTCAGGAACCCGGGGAGCAAAGAGTCCGTCGAGCTTTCCGAGCTTATGGACGAGGCGAAAAAGACCAGGCGGATCGATATTATCCCCATCGGCATGAAGTTCGAGGGGTACGAGCCCAGGTTCAAGTCGGTCAAGGAGGAGTCGAAGACGCCTGTCAACGAGAAGATCTCAAGCGAATTGAAGTCCTTCACCGAGAAGCTCAAGGAAGTCTTTGAAAGAGACTATGAGATAAAAGAAGACAAAGAGAAGGTGGCCTTCGCTCCCTTCAGGTTCTATGTCGAATGGCTTTCCGACAGGCTCACCCTGAAAAAGACTGGAAAGACCACCAAGAACCCTTACCAGAGAGCCGTACAGTTTGAGCTGCTCTCCGCTTTCCAGAAGCTCGCCGTGAAGAATCTCACCGTGAGAAGCTTTTACAACGGCACCGGCGAAGGCAGGGCCAAGGACTCAAACCTTCCCGCTCCTGTGCTTGCCCCGGGAAAATCACTCTCCTTCGTGAGCGAAGTGAACTTTCCCAAGAACTGGAGCTTCAGCCCCAGGGAGTTTCAGGGAGTCTTGGACGTTGAAGTGACGGGCATCATGGAGGCCGAGCCCCCCTCTTCGAAAGAGGCGTCGGCCTCGCCTTCGCCGGCAGCTCCTGCCATGGCCTACAACTATCCCTTTATCTCAAAAAGGGAGACCATTCCCATGGCAGGAAAGCTCCCGCCATGCACAGAGCTCTTCGTCCTTGTCACGGCCCTCGGGCTGGGCGCTGTCGGGGGCTTCGGCTTTGTGGTATACAGGAAGATGATGCCCCTCACGGTGACGCTCAAGACGGAGGAGAAGGGAAGGGCCTTCAGACTGAAAAATGGCGAGAGCATCACGCTCGGCGGCGGCGCCGATTTCGAGATAGAGGGCTGCCAGGAGCTTGTGGCCATCATCACGAGAAGGGACAGGAAGTTTATCCTGACCTCCAAAAAAGAGGGAGTCCTCTCCGATGCACCCCAGGCAGGGATAGAGCGGGAGCTCGCCTATGGCGGCAGCTTCACCCTCACCATTGACGGCACCTATCACGCCATCCAGCTCCTGGAAGGCGATCAGGAGTACGGCGTCCCCCAGGAGGAAGCTCAGGCAGCGCCTCCCCCTTCTGATGAAGAGGGCGGGAACTTCAGCTTCTAA
- a CDS encoding PQQ-binding-like beta-propeller repeat protein, producing MNARKQCAHCGKPHSENAKFCPVTGHALTGAKKLSKAALRQPTVVIPSESLTQPIQMAPAGFETLDIKAPPPTEPPPVPPGRDASERCPLCQGFHRKAARFCSTTGRELFRRACPLCGKEVVLRRVEARFCPCCGGDMKGICPYEECKSILGGKALFCPKCLKKVVYCLNCRQSNRVESEKCRECQSPLPVVPGQWLTFQGDNGRTGLSRERISFPLYLKWTFPDLKEAVRITASPLAWRGVLFIATHGGSLYALNQYNGEKIWVRPTSSALVATPAIDEERPAPDEEGAPSLGRVYIATMEGKVFKLDASSGGFLWVYPQLRNETLAPIQADMLVEDDLVYVATSGGEVLALDKATGSPRWRFSDNDFQGEEHGFIVSPALSKGILVVISRVGYVWGLDGKTGAVKWRFPEDKPMGARVAGAPAISEGIVFIGDGAGNVYALSIETGQDTWHLYTQVEGGINASLAVGADLLFAGTWAQYLYALGKLSGGVNWRFRNEKIMVNDAITSPPLILGSGAVLFCSQSGYVYALDMEGRDLWSYRLEQEIMASPLVSDGHLYVAGCDGICYAFTARRPQKGEDLLKVE from the coding sequence ATGAACGCCCGAAAGCAATGCGCCCATTGCGGAAAACCGCATAGTGAGAATGCCAAGTTCTGCCCTGTCACGGGGCATGCCCTCACGGGCGCAAAAAAGCTCAGCAAGGCAGCCCTTCGGCAGCCCACCGTCGTAATTCCCTCAGAGAGCCTCACGCAGCCTATCCAGATGGCTCCCGCGGGCTTTGAGACCCTGGACATCAAGGCCCCTCCCCCAACGGAGCCGCCGCCGGTGCCCCCCGGGAGGGATGCTTCGGAGCGGTGCCCCCTCTGCCAGGGATTTCACAGGAAGGCTGCCCGGTTCTGCAGCACCACGGGCCGCGAGCTCTTCAGGAGAGCCTGCCCGCTCTGCGGCAAGGAGGTGGTGCTGCGCAGGGTCGAAGCACGGTTCTGCCCCTGCTGCGGCGGGGATATGAAGGGTATCTGCCCATACGAGGAATGCAAGAGCATCCTGGGCGGGAAAGCTCTCTTCTGCCCCAAGTGCCTGAAGAAAGTGGTGTACTGCCTCAACTGCAGGCAGTCAAACAGGGTGGAGTCTGAGAAGTGCAGGGAGTGCCAGTCGCCTCTCCCCGTGGTGCCGGGGCAGTGGCTCACGTTCCAGGGTGATAACGGGCGCACGGGCCTCTCGAGGGAGCGCATTTCCTTTCCTCTCTACCTGAAGTGGACATTCCCCGATCTCAAGGAGGCGGTAAGGATCACCGCATCGCCTCTTGCATGGCGCGGTGTGCTCTTTATCGCCACCCATGGGGGGAGTCTTTATGCCCTTAACCAGTATAACGGTGAAAAGATATGGGTCCGCCCCACTTCAAGCGCTCTCGTGGCGACGCCGGCCATTGACGAGGAGCGCCCTGCACCCGATGAGGAGGGAGCCCCTTCTCTCGGAAGGGTATATATTGCCACCATGGAAGGGAAGGTCTTCAAGCTTGACGCCTCAAGCGGCGGATTCCTCTGGGTTTATCCCCAGCTGCGGAACGAGACTCTTGCGCCCATCCAGGCCGATATGCTCGTGGAGGACGACCTGGTCTATGTCGCCACGTCAGGCGGCGAGGTCCTTGCCCTGGACAAGGCCACGGGCTCTCCCCGTTGGCGCTTCAGTGACAATGACTTCCAGGGCGAAGAGCACGGCTTTATCGTCTCCCCTGCCCTGTCAAAGGGCATCCTTGTCGTGATCTCCCGCGTGGGGTATGTCTGGGGCCTCGACGGGAAGACAGGCGCCGTCAAATGGCGGTTTCCAGAGGACAAGCCCATGGGTGCCCGTGTGGCCGGGGCTCCGGCCATAAGTGAGGGAATCGTCTTCATAGGCGACGGTGCCGGGAATGTCTATGCCCTCAGTATTGAGACCGGGCAGGATACGTGGCATCTCTACACGCAGGTCGAGGGGGGGATCAATGCTTCCCTCGCGGTGGGGGCTGATCTGCTCTTTGCGGGCACCTGGGCCCAGTACCTCTATGCCCTCGGAAAGCTCTCGGGCGGCGTGAACTGGCGTTTCCGCAATGAGAAGATCATGGTGAACGATGCAATCACTTCACCGCCCCTGATCCTCGGGAGCGGTGCGGTGCTCTTCTGCTCGCAGTCGGGTTATGTCTATGCCCTGGATATGGAAGGCCGCGACCTGTGGAGTTACCGCCTGGAACAGGAGATAATGGCCTCCCCGCTTGTCTCTGACGGCCATCTTTACGTGGCGGGCTGCGACGGCATCTGCTATGCCTTCACCGCGAGGCGCCCCCAAAAAGGAGAAGATCTCCTCAAGGTCGAATAG
- the fliQ gene encoding flagellar biosynthesis protein FliQ, translating into MTEDFVLHITSRALYLTLLLSAPMLLAALGTGLVISILQATTQIQEQTISFVPKIVATFAAVVICATWISSMISSFAIEIFSGFPAIINNQ; encoded by the coding sequence ATGACCGAAGATTTTGTGCTTCACATCACGAGCAGAGCCCTTTATCTCACGCTGCTCCTCTCGGCGCCTATGCTTCTGGCCGCCCTCGGGACGGGCCTTGTAATCAGCATCCTGCAGGCGACGACGCAGATCCAGGAGCAGACCATCTCCTTTGTACCCAAGATTGTCGCCACCTTCGCGGCCGTGGTGATATGCGCCACGTGGATATCGTCAATGATTTCGTCCTTTGCCATTGAGATTTTCAGCGGGTTTCCCGCCATTATAAATAATCAGTAG
- the flhA gene encoding flagellar biosynthesis protein FlhA produces MGLTDAPGMKLIKHSDIGIAVVVVGIVMMLIIPLPAEILDILLVINVCFSVIIILISIYIANPLEFAVFPTMLLVATLYRLALDVSATRMILLHGDVKNAEGVPIGAGEVIPAFGQVVVGGNLVVGFIMFIILIIIQFMVITSGAERIAQVAARFTLDAMPGKQMAIDADLHSGLIDAEGAKKRRKEIEKEADFYGAMDGAGKFVKGDAMAAVVIMIVNIVGGLLIGVVQKHMKAGDAVSTYAILSIGNGLVTTLPAFLMSTSMGMVVSRAASEANLGEDVVKQVTAQPKALNIAAVFMAILGFLGMVGLFALPQIPFFILAVVLYILARYIEKGNKKVEIQTAQVQQESKKEATKKPESVVQLMQVDPISLEVGRGLLSLVDPNQGAKLLERVTSIRRHVALELGIVVPGVRFRDNLQLKPNAYVVKIKEIEVATGEVMVNQFLAIGPEDKLKNLRGTKTVDPTYGMPGVWISPEQRGDAERLGCMIFDPVSVIATQLTEVVRAHASDLLGRQEVQALVDTIKKTHPAVVKELVPDQLSLGEVQKVLQNLVRERVSVRDLVTILETLADNVHMSKDPEVLTECVRVALSRVICKEYMNNEGVINVITLDPQIEQLIAQSIQRTEMGSFLALDPNMGQEILMSIGQEVGKLQERGLQPIILCAPQIRPALKRLTDRSFPNLVVLSWNEIAPKVNVNSVGMVSLG; encoded by the coding sequence ATGGGATTAACTGATGCGCCAGGCATGAAACTCATCAAGCATTCCGATATCGGCATCGCCGTTGTCGTCGTGGGCATCGTGATGATGCTCATCATTCCCCTGCCTGCGGAAATCCTGGACATTCTCCTGGTGATCAATGTCTGTTTCTCCGTCATCATCATCCTTATCTCCATTTACATTGCAAACCCCCTGGAATTTGCCGTCTTTCCCACGATGCTTCTTGTGGCCACCCTGTATCGCCTGGCGCTTGACGTGTCAGCCACCCGTATGATCCTTCTCCATGGTGATGTGAAAAATGCCGAGGGGGTGCCTATCGGTGCCGGTGAAGTGATTCCCGCCTTCGGGCAGGTCGTCGTGGGAGGCAACCTTGTCGTGGGCTTCATCATGTTCATCATTCTCATCATCATCCAGTTCATGGTTATCACAAGCGGCGCCGAGCGTATCGCCCAGGTGGCCGCGAGGTTCACCCTCGACGCCATGCCGGGCAAGCAGATGGCCATCGACGCCGATCTTCACTCGGGCCTCATCGATGCCGAGGGAGCCAAGAAAAGGCGCAAGGAGATTGAAAAGGAAGCGGATTTCTACGGGGCCATGGATGGCGCCGGCAAGTTTGTGAAAGGTGATGCCATGGCGGCCGTGGTGATCATGATCGTGAACATCGTCGGAGGCCTCCTCATCGGCGTGGTGCAGAAGCACATGAAGGCCGGTGACGCCGTGAGCACCTATGCCATCCTCTCCATAGGAAACGGCCTGGTGACCACCCTTCCCGCCTTCCTGATGTCCACTTCAATGGGTATGGTCGTCTCCCGCGCCGCCTCGGAAGCGAACCTCGGTGAGGATGTCGTGAAACAGGTCACGGCGCAGCCCAAGGCCCTCAACATCGCCGCGGTCTTCATGGCCATCCTGGGGTTTCTGGGCATGGTCGGCCTTTTCGCCCTGCCCCAGATTCCCTTTTTCATACTCGCCGTGGTGCTTTATATCCTTGCCAGATATATTGAGAAGGGCAACAAGAAGGTGGAGATCCAGACGGCGCAGGTGCAGCAGGAGAGCAAGAAGGAGGCCACCAAGAAGCCCGAGAGCGTCGTGCAGCTCATGCAGGTTGATCCCATCTCGCTGGAGGTGGGCCGCGGCCTCCTCTCCCTCGTTGATCCCAACCAGGGCGCAAAGCTTCTGGAGCGCGTCACCTCCATCCGCCGCCACGTGGCTCTCGAGCTCGGCATAGTCGTGCCCGGCGTCCGCTTCAGGGACAACCTGCAGCTCAAGCCCAATGCCTACGTGGTGAAGATCAAGGAGATCGAGGTGGCCACCGGCGAGGTCATGGTGAACCAGTTCCTGGCCATCGGCCCCGAGGACAAGCTGAAGAACCTGAGAGGCACGAAGACGGTCGATCCCACCTACGGAATGCCCGGCGTGTGGATCTCTCCCGAGCAGCGCGGAGACGCCGAGCGCCTGGGGTGCATGATCTTCGACCCCGTGTCGGTGATCGCCACGCAGCTCACCGAGGTGGTGAGGGCCCATGCATCAGACCTCCTGGGCCGCCAGGAAGTCCAGGCCCTGGTGGACACCATCAAGAAGACCCACCCTGCCGTCGTCAAGGAGCTTGTGCCTGATCAGCTCTCCCTCGGCGAGGTGCAGAAGGTCCTCCAGAACCTCGTGCGCGAGCGCGTCTCGGTCCGCGACCTCGTGACCATCCTTGAGACCCTGGCCGACAACGTCCACATGTCCAAAGACCCCGAGGTGCTCACCGAGTGCGTCCGCGTGGCCCTCTCACGCGTCATCTGCAAGGAGTACATGAACAATGAAGGGGTCATCAACGTGATCACCCTCGATCCCCAGATTGAGCAGCTTATCGCCCAGTCGATCCAGCGCACCGAGATGGGCTCCTTCCTGGCCCTCGATCCCAACATGGGCCAGGAGATTCTGATGTCCATCGGGCAGGAGGTGGGCAAGCTCCAGGAGCGCGGCCTCCAGCCCATCATTCTCTGCGCTCCCCAGATCAGGCCTGCCCTCAAGAGGCTCACGGACCGCTCTTTCCCCAACCTTGTGGTCCTCTCGTGGAACGAGATAGCTCCGAAGGTGAATGTGAACTCCGTGGGTATGGTCTCCCTCGGCTAG
- a CDS encoding WD40 repeat domain-containing protein: MGALVKTLEGHSGPVAAIALSPDEKELASGGFDTMIHIWDPASGRKVRSMPGCLNGVFRLAFSPCGSYLVSGSGDRLLRIWEHATGRELRRLLGHMGIIHSLVMLHDFSFMISAASGDKTPLRVWSKMAPKEESPELRAKLQATVTGRLPEREEGGPDPSWSEWGSLGAMPYPSKEVIGPVAMPCGSHLAVSDAAGVVRIYGGDPMAELRSFDGREGPSSLQVQAMALSPDGRTLALACQNAFTGDGAFLLSAGNDGTVRFLEGETGREVRLLDLSSQRILALALSHTFLLAGGGEKVIWVIDPVSGKVVRRLEGHGSDVSALAFSQCGRWCLSGGYDTVACVWETATGARLRDLRGHSGWVNSITMSADGKHVITGSSDKMVRVWDFESGRELRRCVGHTGAVMAIPLTADNRCIVSGGQAISGDAYLRVWR; this comes from the coding sequence GTGGGAGCGCTCGTAAAGACTCTCGAAGGCCATTCAGGCCCTGTGGCGGCGATAGCGCTCTCCCCTGATGAGAAGGAGCTTGCCTCGGGAGGCTTTGACACCATGATCCATATATGGGATCCTGCCTCAGGCCGGAAAGTGAGATCCATGCCCGGGTGCCTGAACGGTGTTTTCCGTCTTGCCTTCTCGCCCTGCGGGAGCTATCTCGTCTCGGGGAGCGGCGACAGGCTCCTGCGCATATGGGAGCATGCCACCGGCAGGGAGCTCAGGAGACTCCTTGGCCACATGGGCATAATCCACTCCCTGGTCATGCTCCATGATTTCAGCTTCATGATCTCAGCGGCTTCCGGTGACAAGACGCCGCTCAGGGTCTGGAGCAAAATGGCGCCGAAGGAGGAAAGCCCGGAGCTCCGCGCGAAGCTCCAGGCCACCGTCACTGGAAGGCTGCCGGAGAGAGAGGAAGGCGGGCCAGATCCTTCCTGGAGTGAATGGGGAAGTCTTGGTGCTATGCCCTATCCTTCGAAAGAGGTGATAGGCCCTGTGGCCATGCCCTGTGGCAGCCACCTGGCGGTCTCAGACGCCGCAGGGGTAGTGCGGATTTATGGCGGTGATCCCATGGCGGAGCTGCGCTCCTTTGATGGGAGGGAAGGCCCATCCTCTCTCCAGGTGCAGGCCATGGCGCTCTCCCCTGACGGCAGGACCCTGGCGCTTGCCTGCCAGAACGCCTTTACCGGCGACGGTGCATTTCTTCTCTCGGCAGGAAATGATGGCACGGTGCGCTTCCTCGAAGGAGAAACCGGCAGGGAGGTGAGGCTCCTTGATCTCTCATCCCAGAGAATCCTTGCCCTGGCCCTCTCCCACACTTTTCTTCTCGCCGGCGGCGGGGAGAAGGTCATATGGGTGATTGATCCTGTAAGCGGCAAGGTGGTGAGGCGCCTCGAGGGCCATGGCAGCGATGTCTCGGCCCTGGCTTTCTCGCAATGCGGCCGCTGGTGCCTCTCGGGAGGCTATGATACCGTGGCATGCGTGTGGGAGACTGCCACAGGAGCCCGCCTGAGGGATCTCCGCGGTCACAGCGGGTGGGTGAACTCCATTACAATGAGTGCCGATGGAAAGCATGTGATCACCGGAAGCAGCGACAAGATGGTAAGGGTCTGGGATTTTGAGAGCGGCAGGGAGCTCAGGAGGTGTGTGGGCCACACCGGCGCCGTCATGGCCATACCCTTGACGGCCGATAACAGATGCATCGTATCGGGAGGGCAGGCCATAAGCGGCGACGCGTACCTTCGGGTATGGCGGTGA